Proteins encoded in a region of the Perca fluviatilis chromosome 8, GENO_Pfluv_1.0, whole genome shotgun sequence genome:
- the LOC120564326 gene encoding nuclear receptor-interacting protein 3-like, which translates to MFTGTRTESRGDSGVLDAAALRQQRRLKQAIQFLHKDSADLLPLDGLKKLGTSKQGQPHHILQKRLLEAKLSRGQMNMCGVPPNNAGVLVSCSFTSHEDEDEEQDDFIYVPCKYLGQEVNVMIDTGCKLNLMSSLTVEKLGLKALVEENKMETDGFPFQRKLCIDGHIREFRLTIGHRRIVCSFVIVESDRPLMSLGNKTLKSLKCVIDTEKQMLVFGTTVREQLQFAKKAIQ; encoded by the exons ATGTTCACCGGGACGCGGACGGAGAGCCGGGGGGACTCGGGGGTCCTGGATGCTGCAGCTCTGAGGCAGCAGAGGAGGCTGAAACAGGCGATCCAGTTCCTCCATAAAGACTCAGCAGATCTGCTGCCTCTGGATGGACTGAAGAAGCTCGGGACATCTAAACAGGGG CAACCACATCATATCCTCCAGAAGCGCCTGCTGGAGGCCAAGTTGTCCCGGGGACAGATGAACATGTGTGGGGTGCCACCAAACAACGCAGGGGTCCTTGTGAGCTGTAGTTTCACTTCACATGAAGATGAAGACGAAGAGCAGGACGATTTCATCTACGTGCCCTGCAAG TATTTAGGACAGGAGGTAAATGTGATGATTGACACCGGCTGCAAACTGAACCTGATGTCCTCTCTAACTGTGGAGAAATTAGG TTTGAAAGCTCTGGTTGAGGAAAACAAAATGGAGACGGATGGGTTTCCATTTCAGAGGAAGCTTTGTATCGACGGACACATCAGAGAATTCCGCCTAACCATCGGGCATCGCAGAATAGTGTGCTCCTTTGTCATCGTAG AAAGTGACAGGCCGCTGATGTCCCTGGGCAACAAGACATTAAAGTCACTCAAG TGTGTAATTGACACTGAAAAGCAGATGTTGGTGTTTGGGACGACCGTGAGGGAGCAACTTCAGTTTGCCAAAAAAGCCATTCAATGA
- the c8h11orf16 gene encoding uncharacterized protein C11orf16 homolog isoform X3: protein MTSRQTTASEAALVPLFLGKQRCNVTFVVDSSEKMRAALGSVKRLLIQTLLTKASLRDSLFNIMTFSGKLTCWSQHMLPCAPDTVYMALSWIHSISCGPGRDLLAALSMSLADPACHVIHLLCTGLPGQPEAVLAALPALAAGRPVNVFYLQYSGAQLDRNTRDYLQCLTQATRGSCYVIPVGLNGVLEEAVPLYVVEKESSATTISPVKCCCPSTSAWISHNSTSSPLLSLGNPSILSAQTLGGPEFFPGCRVLARREVDGLYYLGTVIQQVQGRGGVWVVEFDHPGGASLGVVSSHRQLVCSLDMVNHNRAHTCCLVPGDAVLSPWESDLRRYGPGRVMATTEHRDGFGAWFYPFQLLNMPE from the exons ATGACATCCAGGCAGACGACGGCCTCTGAGGCTGCACTGGTTCCTCTGTTTCTGGGCAAACAGCGATGCAATGTCACATTTGTCGTGGACAGCTCAGAGAAGATGAGAGCTGCCCTGGGGTCAGTGAAACGCCTGCTGATCCAGACCCTGCTGACAAAGGCCTCGCTCAGGGACTCTCTCTTCAACATCATGACGTTCTCAGGCAAG TTAACCTGCTGGTCCCAGCACATGCTTCCCTGCGCCCCTGACACAGTGTACATGGCTCTGTCCTGGATCCACTCCATCAGCTGCGGCCCCGGCAGGGACCTCCTGGCCGCCCTGAGCATGTCCCTCGCTGACCCCGCCTGTCACGTCATCCACCTGCTCTGCACGGGCCTCCCCGGCCAGCCGGAGGCAGTGCTGGCAGCCCTGCCGGCTCTGGCGGCTGGGAGGCCTGTGAACGTCTTCTACCTGCAGTACTCAGGTGCTCAGCTGGACAGAAACACCAGAGACTACCTGCAGTGTTTGACCCAGGCCACAAGAGGGAGCTGTTATGTGATTCCAGTTGGTTTGAATGGAGTGCTGGAGGAG GCAGTTCCTCTGTACGTTGTGGAGAAGGAATCATCAGCAACGACAATCTCTCCAGTGAAGTGTTGCTGTCCATCCACTTCCGCCTGGATCTCACACAACAGCACATCATCGCCTCTGCTCAG TCTGGGTAATCCATCCATCCTGTCTGCTCAAACCCTGGGTGGTCCAGAGTTCTTCCCAGGATGCCGAGTGCTGGCCAGGAGGGAGGTGGATGGCCTCTACTACCTGGGAACTGTAATACAGCAAGTACAG GGCCGCGGAGGAGTTTGGGTTGTCGAGTTTGACCATCCAGGAGGCGCTAGTTTGGGGGTCGTCTCCTCCCACAGGCAGCTGGTTTGCTCCCTCGACATGGTGAACCACAACAGAGCTCACACATGCTGTCTGGTACCTGGTGATGCTGTCCTGTCGCCATGGGAATCAGATTTGAGAAGATACGGGCCGGGGAGAGTGATGGCCACCACTGAACACAGAGATGGCTTTGGAG CCTGGTTTTACCCATTTCAGCTCCTCAACATGCCAGAATAG
- the c8h11orf16 gene encoding uncharacterized protein C11orf16 homolog isoform X1: MTSRQTTASEAALVPLFLGKQRCNVTFVVDSSEKMRAALGSVKRLLIQTLLTKASLRDSLFNIMTFSGKLTCWSQHMLPCAPDTVYMALSWIHSISCGPGRDLLAALSMSLADPACHVIHLLCTGLPGQPEAVLAALPALAAGRPVNVFYLQYSGAQLDRNTRDYLQCLTQATRGSCYVIPVGLNGVLEEAVPLYVVEKESSATTISPVKCCCPSTSAWISHNSTSSPLLSLGNPSILSAQTLGGPEFFPGCRVLARREVDGLYYLGTVIQQVQGRGGVWVVEFDHPGGASLGVVSSHRQLVCSLDMVNHNRAHTCCLVPGDAVLSPWESDLRRYGPGRVMATTEHRDGFGVDVKSLRVLMWNGCVSLVPGSLVLPISAPQHARIVRELQIPTSASSRCCSWLCARSSSCPPQLFCTDGCQSSSCCCSYSNPRPCLFPLSCRSSFGGTDGFERAEQDKQPDLKNTDVSRSYPEVPSPSSSSSLSEDESRVKLRSKRQRPPWRYWRQTGSEPQHRQPGTLVPRRTTQPVRSSLSDPQISASPNHSSLFQSLPGAKGRRANIRDVFGTTKFRPRPPAALRPFSCNNATSVYT, translated from the exons ATGACATCCAGGCAGACGACGGCCTCTGAGGCTGCACTGGTTCCTCTGTTTCTGGGCAAACAGCGATGCAATGTCACATTTGTCGTGGACAGCTCAGAGAAGATGAGAGCTGCCCTGGGGTCAGTGAAACGCCTGCTGATCCAGACCCTGCTGACAAAGGCCTCGCTCAGGGACTCTCTCTTCAACATCATGACGTTCTCAGGCAAG TTAACCTGCTGGTCCCAGCACATGCTTCCCTGCGCCCCTGACACAGTGTACATGGCTCTGTCCTGGATCCACTCCATCAGCTGCGGCCCCGGCAGGGACCTCCTGGCCGCCCTGAGCATGTCCCTCGCTGACCCCGCCTGTCACGTCATCCACCTGCTCTGCACGGGCCTCCCCGGCCAGCCGGAGGCAGTGCTGGCAGCCCTGCCGGCTCTGGCGGCTGGGAGGCCTGTGAACGTCTTCTACCTGCAGTACTCAGGTGCTCAGCTGGACAGAAACACCAGAGACTACCTGCAGTGTTTGACCCAGGCCACAAGAGGGAGCTGTTATGTGATTCCAGTTGGTTTGAATGGAGTGCTGGAGGAG GCAGTTCCTCTGTACGTTGTGGAGAAGGAATCATCAGCAACGACAATCTCTCCAGTGAAGTGTTGCTGTCCATCCACTTCCGCCTGGATCTCACACAACAGCACATCATCGCCTCTGCTCAG TCTGGGTAATCCATCCATCCTGTCTGCTCAAACCCTGGGTGGTCCAGAGTTCTTCCCAGGATGCCGAGTGCTGGCCAGGAGGGAGGTGGATGGCCTCTACTACCTGGGAACTGTAATACAGCAAGTACAG GGCCGCGGAGGAGTTTGGGTTGTCGAGTTTGACCATCCAGGAGGCGCTAGTTTGGGGGTCGTCTCCTCCCACAGGCAGCTGGTTTGCTCCCTCGACATGGTGAACCACAACAGAGCTCACACATGCTGTCTGGTACCTGGTGATGCTGTCCTGTCGCCATGGGAATCAGATTTGAGAAGATACGGGCCGGGGAGAGTGATGGCCACCACTGAACACAGAGATGGCTTTGGAG TTGATGTTAAGAGCCTCCGGGTGCTGATGTGGAAtggttgtgtgtctctggttcCCGGCAGCCTGGTTTTACCCATTTCAGCTCCTCAACATGCCAGAATAGTCAGGGAGCTCCAAATCCCGACATCAGCCTCCAGTCGTTGTTGCAGCTGGCTTTGTGCTCGCAGCTCCTCCTGCCCTCCCCAGCTGTTCTGCACCGACGGCTGTCAGTCTTCATCTTGCTGCTGTTCATACTCAAACCCTCGGCCATGCTTATTTCCACTCAGCTGTAGGTCCAGCTTTGGAGGAACCGATGGATTTGAAAGGGCGGAGCAAGATAAACAGCCAGACCTAAAAAATACAGATGTGAGCAGGAGTTACCCCGAGGTGCCctcaccctcctcctcttcatctctttCTGAGGATGAGAGCAGAGTGAAGCTGAGGAGCAAACGGCAGCGTCCTCCCTGGAGGTACTGGAGACAAACTGGATCAGAGCCACAACACAGACAGCCAG GGACTTTAGTGCCGAGGAGGACAACACAACCTGTGAGGTCCAGCCTCTCTGACCCACAGATCAGTGCCTCGCCCAATCACAGCTCTCTGTTTCAGTCACTTCCTGGTGCTAAAGGAAGAAGAGCGAACATCAGGGATGTTTTTGGAACAACCAAGTTCAGACCTCGACCACCAGCGGCACTGCGGCCTTTCTCTTGCAACAACGCTACTTCTGTTTACACATAA
- the c8h11orf16 gene encoding uncharacterized protein C11orf16 homolog isoform X2, with protein sequence MLPCAPDTVYMALSWIHSISCGPGRDLLAALSMSLADPACHVIHLLCTGLPGQPEAVLAALPALAAGRPVNVFYLQYSGAQLDRNTRDYLQCLTQATRGSCYVIPVGLNGVLEEAVPLYVVEKESSATTISPVKCCCPSTSAWISHNSTSSPLLSLGNPSILSAQTLGGPEFFPGCRVLARREVDGLYYLGTVIQQVQGRGGVWVVEFDHPGGASLGVVSSHRQLVCSLDMVNHNRAHTCCLVPGDAVLSPWESDLRRYGPGRVMATTEHRDGFGVDVKSLRVLMWNGCVSLVPGSLVLPISAPQHARIVRELQIPTSASSRCCSWLCARSSSCPPQLFCTDGCQSSSCCCSYSNPRPCLFPLSCRSSFGGTDGFERAEQDKQPDLKNTDVSRSYPEVPSPSSSSSLSEDESRVKLRSKRQRPPWRYWRQTGSEPQHRQPGTLVPRRTTQPVRSSLSDPQISASPNHSSLFQSLPGAKGRRANIRDVFGTTKFRPRPPAALRPFSCNNATSVYT encoded by the exons ATGCTTCCCTGCGCCCCTGACACAGTGTACATGGCTCTGTCCTGGATCCACTCCATCAGCTGCGGCCCCGGCAGGGACCTCCTGGCCGCCCTGAGCATGTCCCTCGCTGACCCCGCCTGTCACGTCATCCACCTGCTCTGCACGGGCCTCCCCGGCCAGCCGGAGGCAGTGCTGGCAGCCCTGCCGGCTCTGGCGGCTGGGAGGCCTGTGAACGTCTTCTACCTGCAGTACTCAGGTGCTCAGCTGGACAGAAACACCAGAGACTACCTGCAGTGTTTGACCCAGGCCACAAGAGGGAGCTGTTATGTGATTCCAGTTGGTTTGAATGGAGTGCTGGAGGAG GCAGTTCCTCTGTACGTTGTGGAGAAGGAATCATCAGCAACGACAATCTCTCCAGTGAAGTGTTGCTGTCCATCCACTTCCGCCTGGATCTCACACAACAGCACATCATCGCCTCTGCTCAG TCTGGGTAATCCATCCATCCTGTCTGCTCAAACCCTGGGTGGTCCAGAGTTCTTCCCAGGATGCCGAGTGCTGGCCAGGAGGGAGGTGGATGGCCTCTACTACCTGGGAACTGTAATACAGCAAGTACAG GGCCGCGGAGGAGTTTGGGTTGTCGAGTTTGACCATCCAGGAGGCGCTAGTTTGGGGGTCGTCTCCTCCCACAGGCAGCTGGTTTGCTCCCTCGACATGGTGAACCACAACAGAGCTCACACATGCTGTCTGGTACCTGGTGATGCTGTCCTGTCGCCATGGGAATCAGATTTGAGAAGATACGGGCCGGGGAGAGTGATGGCCACCACTGAACACAGAGATGGCTTTGGAG TTGATGTTAAGAGCCTCCGGGTGCTGATGTGGAAtggttgtgtgtctctggttcCCGGCAGCCTGGTTTTACCCATTTCAGCTCCTCAACATGCCAGAATAGTCAGGGAGCTCCAAATCCCGACATCAGCCTCCAGTCGTTGTTGCAGCTGGCTTTGTGCTCGCAGCTCCTCCTGCCCTCCCCAGCTGTTCTGCACCGACGGCTGTCAGTCTTCATCTTGCTGCTGTTCATACTCAAACCCTCGGCCATGCTTATTTCCACTCAGCTGTAGGTCCAGCTTTGGAGGAACCGATGGATTTGAAAGGGCGGAGCAAGATAAACAGCCAGACCTAAAAAATACAGATGTGAGCAGGAGTTACCCCGAGGTGCCctcaccctcctcctcttcatctctttCTGAGGATGAGAGCAGAGTGAAGCTGAGGAGCAAACGGCAGCGTCCTCCCTGGAGGTACTGGAGACAAACTGGATCAGAGCCACAACACAGACAGCCAG GGACTTTAGTGCCGAGGAGGACAACACAACCTGTGAGGTCCAGCCTCTCTGACCCACAGATCAGTGCCTCGCCCAATCACAGCTCTCTGTTTCAGTCACTTCCTGGTGCTAAAGGAAGAAGAGCGAACATCAGGGATGTTTTTGGAACAACCAAGTTCAGACCTCGACCACCAGCGGCACTGCGGCCTTTCTCTTGCAACAACGCTACTTCTGTTTACACATAA
- the akip1 gene encoding A-kinase-interacting protein 1 — protein MASQAWLESSLRRSASLGLEVLERASRRSVDWTSTGASQSPTTADEDSQIPVKMPRTHTEPDDVFSTITELMAQTTHQCKRFYESGCCTEPTDTERSHVSRFHSRPAVGMTTPAHSARKHGRVSAASEDFVIEVSPGTYAITASMPELEQQTQLVSVKAGESINLTFNL, from the exons ATGGCAAGCCAAGCGTGGCTGGAGTCTTCTCTGCGGCGCTCTGCCAGTCTGGGCCTGGAGGTGCTGGAGCGGGCCTCCAGGCGGAGTGTAGACTGGACAAGCACTGGAGCATCCCAGAGCCCCACTACTGCAGATGAAGACTCACAAATACCTGTCAAGATGCCG AGAACACACACGGAGCCTGATGATGTCTTTTCAACCATCACAGAGCTCATGGCACAGACGACTCATCAGTGTAAG AGGTTTTATGAGTCTGGCTGTTGCACTGAGCCCACTGACACTGAGAGAAGCCACGTGTCCAGGTTCCACTCACGGCCAGCTGTTGGGATGACAACACCTGCACACTCGGCCAGGAAGCAT ggtCGTGTGTCAGCAGCGAGTGAAGATTTCGTGATCGAGGTTTCACCGGGGACGTACGCTATCACTGCCAGCATGCCGGAGTTGGAGCAGCAGACTCAACTGGTCAGCGTCAAAGCTGGAGAGAGCATCAACCTCACCTTCAATCTCTGA
- the rpl27a gene encoding 60S ribosomal protein L27a, whose translation MPTKKTKTRKLRGHVSHGHGRIGKHRKHPGGRGNAGGMHHHRINFDKYHPGYFGKVGMRHYHLKRNTTHCPTINLDKLWTLVSEQTRVNYGKKPDGPAPIIDAVRAGYYKVLGKGKLPKQPVIVKAKFFSRRAEEKIKEVGGACVLMA comes from the exons ATG CCCACCAAGAAGACCAAGACCAGGAAGCTCCGAGGTCACGTCAGCCACGGACATGGTCGCATTG GCAAACACAGAAAGCATCCTGGAGGTCGTGGTAATGCTGGTGGTATGCATCACCACAGAATCAACTTTGACAAATA CCATCCGGGGTACTTTGGTAAGGTGGGCATGAGACATTACCACCTGAAGAGAAACACGACCCACTGCCCCACCATCAACCTGGACAAGCTGTGGACGCTGGTGAGCGAGCAGACCAGGGTCAACTATGGCAAGAAGCCTGACGGACCTGCACCCATCATTGATGCTGTGCGCGCT gGCTACTACAAAGTTCTGGGCAAAGGCAAGCTGCCCAAGCAGCCTGTGATCGTAAAGGCCAAGTTCTTCAGCCGACGGGCTGAGGAGAAGATCAAGGAAGTGGGAGGAGCCTGTGTGCTGATGGCATAA
- the LOC120563757 gene encoding transcription intermediary factor 1-alpha-like, protein MVIRRPALLEMAHLPHRRHGNFPQRQATLLPRVAKCGVQMPLEAMSSETGSYPATTAEEPSLPAEHEKLCSTGFCEMETETNRSHNGAASPSAAKRQPGKDVAALLKRIRIHPEAQRILGNSCIPVVSLERLNFQSVSLSCLQPVVSLVRLPRQTQAKLHNDASCLDRPQQNGFSQPEANILEVREVSPQSDLGRPETTPTSWTEPYCPDSSPSEEPEQDSGFDCDSNPDQPYILLDSDSEEWDPDGKPDSETFYLDPDPEQTIVIQLDPEPEADLADRSLVLEDEAETKCEVVQIDDSEDQITDICSSQEEADSCIQKLGPGPGAEEMESDDFCAVCLNGGELLCCDRCPKVYHLACHIPPLTSFPLGDWACTLCRTDQEPVETYDCENKPSCGGVKAPYTLCNQDQRRCEKLTLLLYYHTLSAPFHEPVSVLARNYYQIIKRPIDLSVIRRKLDKSNTLHYFTAEQFVDDVLLMFKNCATFNYPDSEVGQAGRSLEVFFLSKLKEIFPDRTFPSASQDRTDRARRRWLCRKRKENYRKRRYLFSGKKYCL, encoded by the exons ATGGTTATCAG GAGGCCCGCTCTCCTCGAGATGGCACACCTGCCTCACAGACGCCATGGCAACTTTCCCCAAAGACAGGCCACACTGTTGCCACGGGTAGCCAAGTGTGGAGTACAGATGCCACTGGAGGCCATGTCATCTGAGACTGGTTCATATCCCGCAACCACAGCAGAGGAGCCAAGCCTCCCAGCAGAACAC gagaagCTTTGCAGTACTGGATTCTGTGAGATGGAAACTGAGACAAACCGGTCCCACAACGGAGCAGCCTCTCCTTCAGCTGCAAAACGACAACCTGGAAAAGATGTAGCAGCTTTACTGAAGAGAATAAG GATTCACCCAGAGGCCCAAAGGATTCTGGGTAATTCCTGCATACCTGTAGTGAGCTTGGAGCGTCTGAACTTCCAGTCTGTGTCCTTATCCTGTCTGCAGCCTGTGGTCTCTCTGGTACGGCTGCCGCGCCAAACACAAGCCAAGCTCCACAATGACGCTTCCTGTTTGGATCGTCCTCAGCAG AATGGATTCAGTCAACCTGAGGCAAACATTTTGGAGGTAAGAGAAGTGTCGCCTCAGTCTGATCTCGGCCGACCAGAAACAACACCGACCTCCTGGACTGAGCCGTACTGTCCCGACAGCTCCCCCTCCGAGGAACCAGAGCAGGACTCAGGCTTCGACTGCGACTCTAATCCAGATCAGCCGTACATCCTGTTGGATTCCGACTCAGAGGAATGGGACCCGGATGGGAAACCTGATTCAGAGACATTTTATTTGGACCCGGATCCAGAGCAGACCATAGTGATCCAACTGGATCCAGAACCAGAAGCAGATCTAGCCGATCGATCCCTGGTACTGGAGGATGAAGCTGAAACTAAATGTGAGGTAGTTCAAATAGACGACAGTGAAGATCAAATAACTGATATTTGTAGCTCACAGGAGGAGGCAGACTCATGTATCCAGAAACTTGGACCTGGACCAGGGGCCGAGGAGATGGAGAGTGACGATTTTTGTGCCGTGTGTCTGAACGGAGGGGAGCTGCTCTGCTGCGACCGCTGCCCTAAAGTTTACCACTTGGCCTGCCATATACCTCCGCTCACCAGCTTCCCCCT AGGTGACTGGGCATGCACGCTGTGCCGAACCGACCAGGAGCCTGTGGAGACGTACGACTGTGAGAACAAGCCCTCCTGTGGGGGAGTCAAAGCTCCATACACACTGTGCAACCAGGACCAGAGG AGGTGTGAGAAGCTGACTCTGCTGTTGTACTATCACACGCTCAGCGCTCCGTTCCATGAACCTGTCAGCGTCCTG GCCCGAAACTACTACCAGATCATCAAGAGGCCCATCGACCTGTCAGTGATCCGCAGGAAACTGGACAAGAGCAACACTCTCCACTACTTCACTGCTGAGCAGTTTGTCGATGACGTCCTGCTGATGTTTAAAAACTGTGCTACGTTCAACTAC CCAGACTCAGAGGTTGGCCAGGCCGGTCGAAGCCTGGAGGTGTTTTTCTTGAGCAAACTGAAGGAGATTTTTCCCGACCGGACGTTTCCATCGGCCAGCCAGGACCGGACGGACAGAGCTCGCCGCCGCTGGCTCtgcaggaagaggaaggagaacTACAGGAAGAGAAGATATTTGTTCAGTGGGAAAAAATATTGCCTGTAA